CGCTCGTCTTCCGTCCGGACGGTCACACAGTCTCGCGTCAGTTCGCCGTCGCCGGCCACGCGCCCCCAGAAGTACGCCGTCGCTGGCGTCGCCGCGAGCAGATCCCCGACCGGCTCCGGCGCCGGGTCGTCGGGAGGCGCGTCACTCATCGTCCCCCTCCAAGACGTCGATCGCGTCGACCGGACAGGAACGGGCGGCCTGTTCGGCCGCCTCCAGCCGGTCGTCAGTGAACGTCACGAGTTGGTCTCCGTCCCCATTGTGATTCTGGTGGCTACCGTCGCGGCCCCCGTCGATGGTCGCCAACCCGTCCGAGGCCTCGACGAAGCGGTCGTCCCGGACGAGACAGGCGAAGACGCCATCGCAGGCGCTGCGGTCGAGCCGCACCCGATACTCAGTAGTCATACTTGGACTCGTAGCCCCGCGGCGTCACCATCCGGCCGTCCCAGACGTACGTCTCCTCGTTCCCGACGAGGATCGTCGTCGTCATGTCGACGAGGTCCGTCTCGCCGAGCCCCTCCAGTTCCCGGAGTTCGACGACCTCGACCCGTTCGTCGTCGCGCCCCGCCCCGTGGACGATGCCGACGGGCGTGTCTGAGGCGCGATGCTCCATGAGGATCTCACAGCACTTCCGGAAATTCTCCCGGCGCTTGCGGCTCCAGGGGTTGTAGATGGCGATGGTGAACCCCTCCTTGGCTGCCGCGTGGAGCCGTGACTCGATGGTCGGCATCGGCGTCAGGTGATCCGACAGCGAGATGCTGACCGTGTCGTTTACGAGCGGCGCACCCAATCGCGCGCCACAGGACTGGGCGGCGGGGACGCCGGGGACGACCTCGAAGTCGACCATTCTCGCGGTCGCGCCCTTCGACTCGAGGATCTCCAGTGCCAGACCGGCCAGCGCGTAGACGTTCGGATCGCCGCTTCCGATGATGGCGACGTCGTTGCCAGCGAGCGCGCGGTCGATCGCCTCCTCCGTGCGGGACACCTCGCCACACATCGGCGTGTCGTACAGTTCCTCGGCCGACTCCGTGACCTCCTCGGGCAGGAGGTCGACGTACGTGGTGTACCCGACGATGTGCTCCGACTCCAGCAGCGCCCCGCGAGCGCGTTGGGTCATCCCCTCGGGCTGTCCGGGACCGAGACCAATGGCGATGAGTCGCCCGGGGTCCGCCTCGAAATCGTCGACGGTCGACCCGACCTTCTCGTCGGTCGCCGATTTCTTCGAACTGCCGCATCCGGAACTGGACGACGGAGTGGACCCGCCGCACGTCGACGCACTCTCGTCGGCATCCGTCGGCGTTCCGGCGGTCCTCGTGACGTCGCCGTCGGCCTCGGCCTCCGAGCTTGAAGCCCCGCATTTCGAACCGGATTCGGTCTCAGCCTCGTTCGAAGCGTTACTCGCGCCACAGCCGGTTTCGGTGTCTGTACTCGTCTCGGTGGTGTCGTCGGTGCTCATTGTCAGAAATCCTTTACGTCACGCCCGCCGCGCGGGGTGACGAGGTGTTCGCCGTAGTCGTTCTCCCAGACCGTCGTCTCGTGGTTGCCGATCAGGATGGACGTGCCCATCCCGCCGACCTCGTCGTCGTGGTCGTTCGCTTCACCCAGGGTGGTGATCGTGTGTGTCTCGTCGTCCAGATTTCGACCTGCATCGCCGCGGCCGGCGTCGTTGAAGATGCCGACCGGCACGTCGTCGGCGCGCTCCTCGCGAACCACGTCGATGGCGCGCTGATAGTCCCGCCAGCAGTTGTAGAGGACGACCACGAACCCGCTGATGGCCGCGGCGCGCAGCTTCTCCTCGATCTCGTCCCACCCGCGCCACTTATCGGACAGCGACACGGTACAGAAGTCGTTCGACA
Above is a genomic segment from Halalkalicoccus sp. NIPERK01 containing:
- the cobJ gene encoding precorrin-3B C(17)-methyltransferase, which translates into the protein MSTDDTTETSTDTETGCGASNASNEAETESGSKCGASSSEAEADGDVTRTAGTPTDADESASTCGGSTPSSSSGCGSSKKSATDEKVGSTVDDFEADPGRLIAIGLGPGQPEGMTQRARGALLESEHIVGYTTYVDLLPEEVTESAEELYDTPMCGEVSRTEEAIDRALAGNDVAIIGSGDPNVYALAGLALEILESKGATARMVDFEVVPGVPAAQSCGARLGAPLVNDTVSISLSDHLTPMPTIESRLHAAAKEGFTIAIYNPWSRKRRENFRKCCEILMEHRASDTPVGIVHGAGRDDERVEVVELRELEGLGETDLVDMTTTILVGNEETYVWDGRMVTPRGYESKYDY
- a CDS encoding ferredoxin, producing the protein MTTEYRVRLDRSACDGVFACLVRDDRFVEASDGLATIDGGRDGSHQNHNGDGDQLVTFTDDRLEAAEQAARSCPVDAIDVLEGDDE